In Streptomyces sp. NBC_01707, a genomic segment contains:
- a CDS encoding leucyl aminopeptidase, with the protein MTALTLSTAGAATLRADALVVGVAKGAKGPVVAPGAEAVDKAFDGKLATVLETLGASGAEGEVTKLPAPAGLKVPVVIAVGLGSVPEKDAAFDAEALRRAAGSAARALVGSKKAGFALPVASVEDAEAVAEGALLGAYAFTAYQGGENKLAAKDKKNGNGPKSPLAEVALLGAKPRDKAFKAAAERAVAVVEEINRARDLINTPPNDLYPESFAAVATAAGKEHGIKVQVLDEKALVKGGFGGLLGVGQGSTHGPRLVKLAYTHPKAEKTLALVGKGITYDSGGISLKPAGHNETMKCDMSGAAAVFATVVAAARLGLQVNVTGWLALAENMPSGNATRPGDVLRMYSGKTVEVLNTDAEGRLVLADALTRACEEKPDAIVDVATLTGAMVLALGHRTFGIMANDDAFRTSIHEIAEEVGEASWPMPLPADLRKGMDSPTADIANMGERMGGGLVAGLFLQEFVGEGIAWAHLDIAGPAFHEGAPYGYTPKGGTGSAVRTLVKLAERTAAGDLG; encoded by the coding sequence GTGACTGCTCTCACTCTCAGCACTGCCGGTGCGGCGACGCTGCGCGCCGACGCACTCGTCGTCGGCGTCGCCAAGGGCGCCAAGGGTCCGGTCGTCGCACCGGGCGCCGAGGCCGTGGACAAGGCGTTCGACGGAAAGCTCGCCACCGTCCTGGAAACCCTCGGCGCCTCCGGTGCCGAGGGCGAAGTCACCAAGCTCCCCGCGCCGGCCGGCCTCAAGGTCCCCGTCGTCATCGCGGTCGGGCTCGGTTCGGTCCCGGAGAAGGACGCGGCATTCGACGCGGAGGCCCTGCGGCGCGCCGCGGGCTCCGCCGCGCGTGCCCTGGTCGGTTCGAAGAAGGCCGGCTTCGCACTGCCGGTCGCATCGGTCGAGGACGCCGAGGCCGTCGCCGAGGGCGCGCTCCTCGGTGCGTACGCCTTCACCGCGTACCAGGGCGGCGAGAACAAGCTCGCCGCGAAGGACAAGAAGAACGGCAACGGCCCGAAGTCGCCGCTCGCCGAGGTCGCCCTGCTCGGCGCCAAGCCGCGCGACAAGGCCTTCAAGGCGGCCGCCGAGCGTGCCGTCGCGGTCGTCGAGGAGATCAACCGCGCCCGCGACCTGATCAACACCCCGCCGAACGACCTGTACCCCGAGTCCTTCGCCGCCGTGGCCACGGCCGCCGGCAAGGAGCACGGCATCAAGGTGCAGGTCCTCGACGAGAAGGCGCTCGTCAAGGGCGGCTTCGGTGGCCTGCTGGGCGTCGGCCAGGGCTCGACCCACGGCCCCCGCCTGGTCAAGCTCGCCTACACGCACCCGAAGGCGGAGAAGACCCTGGCCCTGGTCGGCAAGGGCATCACCTACGACTCGGGCGGCATCTCGCTGAAGCCGGCCGGTCACAACGAGACGATGAAGTGCGACATGAGCGGCGCCGCCGCCGTGTTCGCGACCGTCGTCGCGGCAGCCCGTCTGGGACTCCAGGTCAACGTCACCGGCTGGCTGGCGCTCGCCGAGAACATGCCGTCCGGCAACGCGACCCGCCCGGGTGACGTGCTGCGCATGTACAGCGGCAAGACCGTCGAGGTCCTCAACACGGACGCCGAGGGCCGGCTCGTCCTCGCCGACGCGCTGACCCGTGCCTGCGAGGAGAAGCCGGACGCGATCGTCGACGTGGCGACCCTGACCGGCGCGATGGTGCTGGCGCTGGGCCACCGCACCTTCGGCATCATGGCGAACGACGACGCCTTCCGTACCTCCATCCACGAGATCGCCGAGGAGGTCGGCGAGGCCTCCTGGCCGATGCCGCTCCCCGCCGACCTGCGCAAGGGCATGGACTCCCCGACCGCCGACATCGCCAACATGGGCGAGCGGATGGGCGGTGGCCTGGTGGCCGGCCTGTTCCTGCAGGAGTTCGTGGGCGAGGGCATCGCCTGGGCGCACCTGGACATCGCGGGCCCGGCCTTCCACGAGGGCGCGCCGTACGGTTACACGCCGAAGGGCGGCACCGGTTCCGCGGTCCGCACGCTGGTGAAGCTGGCGGAGCGCACCGCCGCCGGCGACCTCGGCTGA
- a CDS encoding GntR family transcriptional regulator yields the protein MTPPVVHSLREQIREHIVDGIVSGRWKPGERIVERRIATELEVSQTPVREALRELETLRLIESAPNKGVRVRNLTAADLEESYPVRAGLEQIAAELAAPTLGEDCSRLSPHVAALYEADRLADGEAQVRHTVAFHREMVRAAGNAVLLHTWEGLGIEVFTALSIRWLGTVQKSYAEEHEALIDAFLRKDPDIGALAKAHVLGCAPRA from the coding sequence ATGACCCCGCCCGTCGTCCACTCGCTGCGCGAACAGATCCGCGAGCACATCGTGGACGGGATCGTCAGCGGGCGCTGGAAGCCGGGCGAGCGGATCGTGGAGCGACGGATCGCCACCGAGCTGGAGGTCAGTCAGACGCCCGTGCGCGAGGCGCTGCGGGAGCTGGAGACCCTCCGGCTGATCGAGTCGGCGCCCAACAAGGGCGTACGGGTGCGAAATCTGACCGCCGCGGACCTGGAGGAGTCCTACCCGGTACGGGCCGGTCTCGAGCAGATCGCCGCGGAGCTGGCCGCTCCGACGCTCGGCGAGGACTGCTCGCGGCTGTCGCCGCACGTGGCGGCGTTGTACGAGGCCGACCGGCTGGCCGACGGCGAGGCGCAGGTACGGCACACGGTGGCGTTCCACCGGGAGATGGTGCGGGCCGCCGGCAACGCCGTGCTGCTGCACACCTGGGAGGGGCTGGGCATCGAGGTGTTCACGGCGCTCTCGATCCGCTGGCTGGGGACGGTGCAGAAGTCGTACGCGGAGGAGCACGAGGCGCTCATCGACGCGTTCCTCCGCAAGGACCCGGACATCGGTGCGCTGGCGAAGGCGCATGTCCTGGGGTGCGCGCCGCGCGCCTGA
- the aceE gene encoding pyruvate dehydrogenase (acetyl-transferring), homodimeric type, whose translation MTDPVGKLPSELDQLPDRDPEETAEWAASLDAVTNAAGPHRAAYLMRRSLQHAEGAGLALPKLLETDYVNSIPTAAEPAFDGDLEMESRITAWNRWNAAAMVTRGARHGVGGHIATFASAAWLYETGFNHFFRGKEGDGSGDQLYIQGHASPGIYARAFLDGRLSEQQLDNFRQEAGGDGLPSYPHPRRLPWLWEFPTVSMGLGPLSAIYQARFNRYLANRNIKDTSNSHVWAFLGDGEMDEPESTAALALAAREKLDNLTFVINCNLQRLDGPVRANFRVVQELEGAFRGAGWNVIKTLWGSAWDELFQLDTTGALVRRLRQVPDAQFQTYATRDVAYIREHFFGAEPALAELAKLLTDAKIAECFYTSRGGHEARKVYAAYRAAVEHKGAPTVILAQTVKGYTLGKGFESKNANHQMKKLSIDEFKGMRELLGLPIPDSAFDDGPVPYGHPGADSPEVRYLQERRAALGGPAPARRVHAVALPQPEERAFAALKKGSGKQEMATTMAFVRLVKDLMRDKETGRRWVPIVPDEARTFGMESLFPSAGIYSPLGQTYDPVDRDQLMYYKEAKDGQILNEGITEAGAMADFIAASTSYATHGETMIPFYIFYSMFGWQRTGDQMWQLADQLGKGFIVGATAGRTTLTGEGLQHADGHSHLIAATNPASLNYDPAFAYEIAVIVKDGLRRMYGPEAENVFYYLTVYNEPKQQPAMPEGVEDGIVKGLYRFKEGTPASAEAPRLQLLASGTAIHWALEAQDLLAADWGVTADVWSATSWGELRREALECDEALLRGEQRVPYVTQALSGAPGPVLAVSDWMRQVPDQISQWVEQDWSSLGTDGFGLSDTRDAARRHFGVDAPSIAVAALAQLARRGEVPASAVKEAREKYGL comes from the coding sequence ATGACCGACCCCGTAGGAAAGCTTCCGAGCGAGCTCGACCAGCTCCCGGACCGTGACCCGGAGGAGACCGCCGAATGGGCGGCCTCCCTCGATGCCGTCACCAATGCCGCGGGCCCGCACCGGGCCGCGTACCTGATGCGCCGCTCGCTCCAGCACGCCGAGGGTGCCGGTCTCGCGCTGCCCAAGCTGCTGGAGACCGATTACGTCAACTCCATCCCGACCGCCGCCGAGCCCGCGTTCGACGGCGACCTGGAGATGGAATCCCGGATCACCGCCTGGAACCGCTGGAACGCGGCCGCGATGGTCACCCGTGGCGCCCGGCACGGCGTCGGCGGCCACATCGCCACCTTCGCCTCGGCGGCATGGCTGTACGAGACCGGCTTCAACCACTTCTTCCGCGGCAAGGAGGGGGACGGATCCGGCGACCAGCTCTACATCCAGGGCCACGCCTCCCCCGGCATCTACGCCCGCGCCTTCCTCGACGGCCGGCTCAGCGAGCAGCAGCTCGACAACTTCCGCCAGGAGGCGGGCGGCGACGGTCTGCCGTCCTACCCGCACCCGCGGCGGCTGCCCTGGCTGTGGGAGTTCCCCACCGTGTCGATGGGCCTCGGCCCGCTCTCGGCCATCTACCAGGCGCGCTTCAACCGCTATCTGGCCAACCGCAACATCAAGGACACGTCGAACTCGCACGTCTGGGCCTTCCTGGGCGACGGCGAGATGGACGAGCCCGAGTCGACCGCAGCCCTCGCCCTCGCGGCGCGTGAGAAGCTCGACAACCTGACGTTCGTCATCAACTGCAACCTGCAGCGTCTCGACGGCCCGGTCCGCGCCAACTTCCGGGTGGTCCAGGAGCTGGAGGGTGCGTTCCGCGGGGCCGGCTGGAATGTCATCAAGACGCTCTGGGGCAGCGCCTGGGACGAGCTGTTCCAGCTGGACACCACCGGTGCGCTGGTCCGCCGGCTGCGGCAGGTCCCGGACGCCCAGTTCCAGACGTACGCCACCCGCGACGTCGCGTACATACGTGAGCACTTCTTCGGCGCCGAGCCCGCGCTCGCCGAGCTGGCGAAGCTGCTCACCGACGCGAAGATCGCCGAGTGCTTCTACACCTCCCGCGGCGGCCACGAGGCCCGCAAGGTGTACGCGGCGTACAGGGCGGCCGTCGAGCACAAGGGCGCGCCGACCGTGATCCTCGCCCAGACGGTGAAGGGCTACACGCTCGGCAAGGGCTTCGAGTCCAAGAACGCCAACCACCAGATGAAGAAGCTGTCGATCGACGAGTTCAAGGGCATGCGCGAGCTGCTCGGACTCCCGATCCCGGACAGCGCCTTCGATGACGGTCCGGTGCCCTACGGCCACCCGGGCGCGGACTCTCCGGAGGTCCGTTACCTCCAGGAGCGCCGCGCCGCCCTCGGCGGCCCCGCCCCGGCCCGCCGGGTGCACGCGGTGGCGCTGCCGCAGCCCGAGGAGCGGGCGTTCGCCGCGCTGAAGAAGGGGTCCGGCAAGCAGGAGATGGCCACCACCATGGCCTTCGTCCGCCTGGTCAAGGACCTGATGCGGGACAAGGAGACCGGCAGGCGCTGGGTTCCGATCGTCCCCGACGAGGCCCGTACCTTCGGCATGGAGTCGCTGTTCCCGTCGGCCGGAATCTACTCGCCGCTGGGCCAGACGTACGACCCGGTCGACCGCGACCAGCTGATGTACTACAAGGAGGCCAAGGACGGCCAGATCCTCAACGAGGGGATCACCGAGGCCGGGGCCATGGCCGACTTCATCGCCGCGTCGACGTCGTACGCGACGCACGGCGAGACGATGATCCCCTTCTACATCTTCTACTCGATGTTCGGCTGGCAGCGGACCGGCGACCAGATGTGGCAGCTCGCCGACCAGCTCGGCAAGGGCTTCATCGTCGGTGCCACGGCGGGCCGCACGACACTGACCGGTGAGGGCCTGCAGCACGCGGACGGCCACTCGCACCTGATCGCGGCCACGAACCCGGCTTCGCTCAACTACGACCCGGCGTTCGCGTACGAGATCGCGGTGATCGTCAAGGACGGTCTGCGGAGGATGTACGGCCCCGAGGCCGAGAACGTCTTCTACTACCTGACGGTCTACAACGAGCCGAAACAGCAGCCCGCGATGCCGGAAGGCGTCGAGGACGGCATCGTCAAGGGTCTCTACCGCTTCAAGGAGGGCACGCCTGCCTCGGCGGAGGCGCCGCGCCTGCAGCTGCTGGCCTCCGGCACGGCGATCCACTGGGCCCTGGAGGCCCAGGATCTGCTCGCCGCGGACTGGGGTGTCACGGCCGACGTCTGGTCCGCCACGTCCTGGGGCGAGCTGCGTCGCGAGGCGCTGGAGTGCGACGAGGCGCTGCTCCGCGGTGAGCAGCGGGTGCCGTACGTGACGCAGGCCCTGTCCGGTGCGCCGGGTCCGGTCCTCGCGGTCAGCGACTGGATGCGTCAGGTCCCGGACCAGATCAGCCAGTGGGTGGAGCAGGACTGGTCCTCGCTCGGCACGGACGGCTTCGGTCTGTCCGACACCCGTGACGCGGCCCGCCGCCACTTCGGCGTCGACGCCCCGTCGATCGCGGTCGCGGCGCTGGCCCAGCTGGCGCGGCGCGGCGAGGTGCCCGCGTCGGCGGTCAAGGAGGCCCGGGAGAAGTACGGCCTGTGA
- a CDS encoding endo alpha-1,4 polygalactosaminidase, protein MRAQRAAHRSGPGPALTAVLILSAVLAGCASTPESAPAERWRPRPGADWQWQLSGALDPTVDAPVYDIDGFERDASAVADLHRRGRKVICYVSTGAWEDFRPDAARFPASLRGRGNGWPGERWLDIRRTDVLEPLMEARIEMCARKGFDAVEPDNMDGYRNRTGFALTASDQLRYNRLVARIAHRHGLAVGLKNDLDQIPQLEPDFDFAVNEQCAQYDECAALTPFIEADKAVFHAEYEVPVARFCPQSKKLRLSSLRKKYDLGVWRRSCTSSPSGN, encoded by the coding sequence ATGCGCGCCCAGCGGGCTGCACACAGGTCGGGACCGGGACCGGCGCTGACAGCCGTACTGATTCTGTCGGCGGTCCTGGCCGGCTGCGCCTCGACGCCGGAATCCGCCCCCGCGGAGCGCTGGCGGCCGAGGCCCGGTGCCGACTGGCAGTGGCAGCTCTCCGGCGCCCTCGATCCCACCGTGGACGCCCCGGTGTACGACATCGACGGCTTCGAGCGCGACGCGTCGGCGGTCGCCGATCTGCACCGCCGGGGCCGCAAGGTCATCTGCTACGTCTCCACGGGTGCCTGGGAGGACTTCCGCCCGGACGCCGCGAGGTTTCCCGCCTCGCTACGGGGACGGGGCAACGGCTGGCCGGGGGAGCGCTGGCTCGACATCCGCCGCACGGACGTGCTGGAACCGCTGATGGAGGCTCGGATCGAGATGTGCGCGAGGAAGGGCTTCGACGCGGTGGAACCCGACAACATGGACGGCTACCGCAACCGGACGGGGTTCGCGCTGACCGCCTCCGACCAGCTGCGCTACAACCGGCTCGTCGCCCGCATCGCCCACCGCCACGGACTGGCCGTCGGCCTGAAGAACGACTTGGACCAGATCCCGCAGCTGGAGCCGGACTTCGACTTCGCGGTCAACGAGCAGTGCGCGCAGTACGACGAGTGTGCCGCCCTCACACCGTTCATCGAGGCGGACAAGGCGGTGTTCCACGCGGAGTACGAGGTGCCGGTGGCACGGTTCTGCCCGCAGTCGAAGAAGCTGCGCCTGAGCTCACTGCGCAAGAAGTACGACCTCGGAGTCTGGCGCCGCAGCTGTACGTCGAGCCCCTCCGGCAATTGA
- the sucB gene encoding 2-oxoglutarate dehydrogenase, E2 component, dihydrolipoamide succinyltransferase, with product MSVSVTLPALGESVTEGTVTRWLKAEGERVEVDEPLLEVSTDKVDTEIPAPSAGILASIKVAEDETVEVGAELAIIDDGTGAPAAAPAPAAEPVAAPAAAAPAPVAEAPAAPAPAAAAPAGGAAGTDVTLPALGESVTEGTVTRWLKEVGEEVTEDEPLLEVSTDKVDTEIPAPVSGVLLEIVVAEDETAEVGAKLAVIGAAGAAPAAAPAPAAPAPVAAPAPVAAAPAPAAPAAPAPAPAPVAPAAPVAAPAPVAAPAAPVAAPAPVTPTAPAAISGDEGAYVTPLVRKLAAENGVDLGAVKGTGVGGRIRKQDVVAAAEAAKAAAAAPAPVAAAPAAAKAPKLEVSPLRGQTVKMTRMRKVIGDNMMKALHSQAQLTSVLEVDITKLMKLRNQAKAAFAAREGVKLSPMPFFVKAAAQALKAHPVVNARINEDEGTITYFDSENIGIAVDAEKGLMTPVIKGAGDLNIAGISKKTAELAGKARGGGLTPDDMSGATFTISNTGSRGALFDTVIVPPNQAAILGIGATVRRPVVIDHPDLGETIAVRDMTYLSLSYDHRLVDGADAARYLTAVKAILEAGEFEVELGL from the coding sequence ATGTCGGTTTCCGTAACCCTTCCGGCGCTCGGCGAGAGCGTCACCGAGGGCACTGTCACCCGCTGGCTGAAGGCCGAGGGCGAGCGCGTCGAGGTCGACGAGCCGCTGCTCGAGGTGTCGACCGACAAGGTCGACACCGAGATCCCGGCCCCCTCCGCCGGCATCCTCGCCTCCATCAAGGTCGCCGAGGACGAGACCGTCGAGGTCGGCGCCGAGCTGGCCATCATCGACGACGGCACGGGCGCACCCGCCGCCGCACCGGCTCCGGCCGCCGAGCCCGTGGCCGCGCCTGCCGCCGCCGCGCCGGCCCCGGTCGCCGAGGCCCCCGCCGCCCCGGCCCCCGCGGCCGCCGCACCGGCCGGTGGCGCCGCCGGTACCGACGTCACCCTTCCGGCGCTCGGCGAGAGCGTCACCGAGGGCACCGTCACCCGCTGGCTGAAGGAGGTCGGCGAGGAGGTCACGGAGGACGAGCCGCTGCTCGAGGTCTCCACGGACAAGGTCGACACCGAGATCCCCGCACCGGTCTCCGGTGTGCTGCTGGAGATCGTGGTCGCCGAGGACGAGACCGCCGAGGTCGGCGCCAAGCTCGCCGTCATCGGTGCCGCGGGCGCCGCTCCCGCAGCTGCCCCGGCCCCGGCCGCTCCGGCCCCCGTGGCCGCCCCGGCCCCGGTTGCCGCCGCCCCGGCCCCGGCTGCTCCGGCTGCCCCCGCTCCGGCTCCGGCCCCGGTGGCGCCTGCCGCCCCGGTTGCCGCTCCGGCTCCCGTGGCCGCCCCGGCTGCCCCGGTCGCCGCCCCGGCTCCGGTCACCCCGACCGCCCCGGCCGCGATCTCCGGTGACGAAGGCGCGTACGTCACGCCGCTGGTCCGCAAGCTCGCCGCCGAGAACGGTGTCGACCTCGGTGCGGTCAAGGGCACCGGTGTCGGTGGCCGTATCCGCAAGCAGGACGTCGTCGCCGCCGCGGAGGCCGCCAAGGCCGCCGCCGCTGCTCCGGCCCCCGTCGCGGCTGCCCCGGCGGCCGCGAAGGCGCCGAAGCTCGAGGTCTCCCCGCTGCGCGGTCAGACGGTCAAGATGACCCGCATGCGCAAGGTCATCGGCGACAACATGATGAAGGCGCTGCACTCGCAGGCCCAGCTGACCTCGGTCCTCGAGGTCGACATCACCAAGCTGATGAAGCTGCGCAACCAGGCGAAGGCCGCGTTCGCCGCCCGTGAGGGCGTCAAGCTGTCCCCGATGCCGTTCTTCGTGAAGGCGGCGGCCCAGGCGCTGAAGGCCCACCCGGTCGTCAACGCCCGGATCAACGAGGACGAGGGCACCATCACGTACTTCGACTCGGAGAACATCGGCATCGCCGTGGACGCCGAGAAGGGTCTGATGACCCCGGTCATCAAGGGTGCGGGCGACCTGAACATCGCCGGCATCTCGAAGAAGACCGCCGAGCTGGCCGGCAAGGCCCGCGGTGGCGGCCTGACCCCGGACGACATGTCCGGTGCCACCTTCACCATCAGCAACACCGGTTCGCGCGGTGCGCTGTTCGACACCGTCATCGTGCCGCCGAACCAGGCCGCCATCCTGGGCATCGGTGCCACGGTCCGCCGCCCGGTGGTCATCGACCACCCGGACCTCGGCGAGACGATCGCGGTGCGCGACATGACGTACCTCTCGCTCTCCTACGACCACCGTCTGGTGGACGGCGCGGACGCCGCCCGTTACCTGACCGCGGTCAAGGCGATCCTGGAGGCCGGCGAGTTCGAGGTCGAGCTCGGCCTGTAA
- the lpdA gene encoding dihydrolipoyl dehydrogenase produces MANDASTVFDLVILGGGSGGYAAALRGAQLGLDVALIEKGKVGGTCLHNGCIPTKALLHAGEIADQAREAGQFGVKATFEGIDIEAVHKYKDEVITGLYKGLQGLIASRKVTYIEGEGRLSSPTSVDVDGQRIQGRHVLLATGSVPKSLPGLEIDGNRIISSDHALKLDRVPQSAIVLGGGVIGVEFASAWKSFGTDVTIVEGLKHLVPVEDENSSKLLERAFRKRGIKFNLGTFFQKAEYTENGVRVTLADGKTFEAEVLLVAIGRGPVSQGLGYEEAGIAMDRGYVLVDEYMQTNVPTVSAVGDLAPTLQLAHVGFAEGMLVAERLAGLKVVPIDYDGVPRVTYCHPEVASVGITEAKAKELYGADKVVALKYNLAGNGKSKILKTAGEIKLVQVKDGAVVGVHMVGDRMGEQVGEAQLIYNWEALPAEVAQLVHAHPTQNEALGEAHLALAGKPLHSHD; encoded by the coding sequence GTGGCGAACGACGCCAGCACCGTTTTCGACCTAGTGATCCTCGGCGGTGGTAGCGGCGGTTATGCCGCGGCCCTGCGCGGAGCGCAGCTGGGCCTGGACGTCGCTCTGATCGAGAAGGGCAAGGTCGGCGGCACCTGCCTGCACAACGGCTGCATCCCCACGAAGGCGCTGCTGCACGCCGGTGAGATCGCCGACCAGGCACGCGAGGCCGGCCAGTTCGGCGTCAAGGCCACCTTCGAGGGCATCGACATCGAGGCCGTCCACAAGTACAAGGACGAGGTGATCACCGGCCTGTACAAGGGCCTGCAGGGTCTGATCGCCTCGCGCAAGGTGACGTACATCGAGGGTGAGGGACGGCTCTCCTCCCCCACCTCCGTGGACGTGGACGGCCAGCGCATCCAGGGCCGCCACGTGCTCCTGGCGACCGGCTCCGTGCCGAAGTCGCTGCCGGGCCTGGAGATCGACGGCAACCGCATCATCTCCTCGGACCACGCGCTGAAGCTGGACCGCGTCCCGCAGTCCGCGATCGTGCTGGGCGGCGGCGTCATCGGCGTCGAGTTCGCCTCGGCGTGGAAGTCCTTCGGCACCGACGTCACCATCGTCGAGGGTCTGAAGCACCTCGTCCCGGTCGAGGACGAGAACAGCTCGAAGCTTCTTGAGCGCGCTTTCCGCAAGCGCGGCATCAAGTTCAACCTCGGCACCTTCTTCCAGAAGGCCGAGTACACCGAGAACGGTGTGCGGGTCACCCTCGCCGACGGCAAGACCTTCGAGGCGGAGGTGCTGCTGGTCGCGATCGGCCGCGGTCCGGTCTCGCAGGGCCTGGGTTACGAGGAGGCCGGCATCGCGATGGACCGCGGCTACGTCCTCGTCGACGAGTACATGCAGACCAACGTCCCGACCGTCTCGGCCGTGGGCGACCTGGCCCCGACCCTCCAGCTCGCGCACGTCGGCTTCGCCGAGGGCATGCTGGTCGCGGAGCGGCTGGCCGGTCTGAAGGTCGTTCCGATCGACTACGACGGTGTCCCCCGGGTGACGTACTGCCACCCCGAGGTCGCCTCCGTGGGCATCACCGAGGCCAAGGCCAAGGAGCTCTACGGCGCGGACAAGGTCGTCGCTCTCAAGTACAACCTCGCGGGCAACGGCAAGAGCAAGATCCTGAAGACCGCGGGCGAGATCAAGCTCGTCCAGGTCAAGGACGGTGCCGTGGTCGGCGTCCACATGGTCGGTGACCGTATGGGTGAGCAGGTCGGCGAAGCCCAGCTGATCTACAACTGGGAGGCGCTGCCGGCCGAGGTCGCGCAGCTCGTCCACGCCCACCCGACGCAGAACGAGGCGCTCGGCGAGGCCCACCTGGCCCTGGCCGGCAAGCCCCTGCACTCCCACGACTGA
- a CDS encoding adenosylcobinamide-GDP ribazoletransferase, protein MTSPNSHGIRFAFGTLTVLPVRVTRWDREAARAGMLCAPLAGLVVGLSAAVPGALLLLFGSGPLLAAVASAAVPAVLTRGLHLDGLADTADGLGSGKPAQDALRIMKQSDIGPFGVITLLFVLLAQVAVLHQLYGRGWAYGAMAAVVAGVTARLALTLASRQGVPPARPDGLGAAVAGTVPLRAAAGAAAVVVAACAGAGAVFGGYAPLHQGLAVLGGLALAQVLLRHCVRRFGGVTGDVFGAVAEVAATGVLVGLALG, encoded by the coding sequence GTGACCTCCCCGAACAGCCACGGCATACGTTTCGCCTTCGGCACCCTGACCGTCCTCCCCGTCCGCGTCACCCGGTGGGACCGTGAAGCGGCCCGCGCCGGGATGCTGTGCGCCCCGCTCGCCGGTCTGGTGGTGGGGCTGTCGGCGGCGGTGCCCGGTGCACTGTTGCTGCTGTTCGGCTCGGGGCCACTGCTCGCCGCGGTCGCCTCGGCCGCGGTGCCCGCGGTCCTCACGAGGGGACTGCATCTCGACGGCCTCGCGGACACGGCGGACGGGCTCGGCAGCGGCAAGCCCGCCCAGGACGCGCTGCGCATCATGAAGCAGTCCGACATTGGGCCATTCGGTGTGATCACCCTGCTGTTCGTTCTGCTGGCCCAGGTCGCCGTCCTCCACCAGCTGTACGGGCGGGGCTGGGCGTACGGCGCGATGGCGGCGGTCGTCGCCGGGGTCACCGCCCGGCTCGCGCTCACGCTGGCATCCCGTCAGGGCGTACCGCCGGCCCGACCGGATGGGCTGGGGGCGGCTGTGGCGGGCACGGTTCCGCTGCGGGCGGCGGCAGGCGCGGCCGCGGTGGTGGTGGCCGCGTGCGCGGGGGCGGGGGCGGTGTTCGGCGGGTACGCGCCGTTGCACCAGGGGCTTGCCGTGCTGGGCGGTCTGGCTCTTGCCCAGGTGTTGCTGCGGCACTGCGTACGGAGGTTCGGCGGGGTCACGGGGGATGTGTTCGGGGCGGTCGCGGAGGTGGCGGCGACGGGGGTGCTGGTGGGACTGGCGCTGGGCTGA